One stretch of Oncorhynchus gorbuscha isolate QuinsamMale2020 ecotype Even-year linkage group LG21, OgorEven_v1.0, whole genome shotgun sequence DNA includes these proteins:
- the LOC124008281 gene encoding ATP-binding cassette sub-family C member 4-like isoform X3, whose amino-acid sequence MEPVKKDAKTNPSATANLFSQVFFCWLNPLFRIGYKRRLEEDDMYKVLPEDGSERLGEELQRHWDHEVQKAAKELRPPKLTKVLIKCYWKPYAVLGIFTLIEEVIKVIQPVFLGKLIQYFEKYNPDNMDALYEAFGYAAGVCLSTLILAVTHHLYFFHVQRTGMKMRVAMCHMIYKKALCLSSAAMGKTTTGQIVNLLSNDVNKFDEVTIFLHFLWVGPLQAAAVLGLLWVEIGPSCLAGMAVLVILMPTQTMFGRLFSKFRSKTAALTDNRIRTMNEVVSGIRIIKMYAWEKPFSALVNDVRRKEISKIMSSSYLRGLNMASFFAASKIIVFITFTVYVLLGNTISASRVFVAVSLYSAVRLTVTLFFPSAIEKLSETRISVRRIKTFLLLDEIVKSKHGFLQEEKQEPNVEIQDLICYWDTVNVQPLPPRLLNTSQDAPSLQNLSLTVKSEQLVAVIGPVGAGKSSLLSAILGELPHDKGVLKVKGQLTYASQQPWVFPGTIRSNILFGKALHPQKYEKVLRACALKRDMELLPDGDLTVIGDRGATLSGGQKARVNLARAVYQDADIYLLDDPLSAVDAEVGRHLFEQCICGILKNKPRILVTHQLQYLQAANQILVLKEGHMVARGTYSELQRSGVDFTSLLKREEEGPQAPGVETESRSPCSRTLSQNSEVSHTSSKDGTEQLPAEPVQTVVEESRSEGTIGVGLYVKYLKAGANILVLIGVVLLQFLAQAAYILQDWWLAYWAGEQEKLNVNGTVTIQNGVNVTEQLNLDFYLGIYAGLTGATLIFGFARSLVMFNVLVKAAQSLHNRMFNSILRTPVRFFDVNPIGRVLNRFSKDIGQLDAALPWTFVDFIQIFLQIIGVVAVAASVIPWILIPLAPLIIVFLFLRRYFLQTSRDVKRLESTTRSPVFSHLSSSLQGLWTIRAFRAEERFQNTFDVYQDLHSGI is encoded by the exons ATGGAACCGGTAAAAAAAGATGCGAAGACGAATCCATCGGCAACAGCTAATCTTTTCTCACAGGTATTCTTCTG CTGGCTAAATCCTTTGTTCCGCATTGGATACAAACGGAGGTTAGAGGAAGATGACATGTACAAAGTGCTTCCGGAGGATGGatctgagagactgggagaggaacTACAGAG GCACTGGGACCATGAGGTGCAGAAAGCTGCTAAAGAACTCAGGCCTCCCAAACTCACCAAAGTCCTCATCAAGTGCTACTGGAAACCCTACGCAGTGCTGGGGATCTTTACTCTTATTGAG GAGGTGATTAAGGTGATCCAGCCAGTGTTCTTGGGAAAGTTGATCCAATACTTTGAGAAGTACAATCCTGATAATATGGATGCACTGTATGAGGCCTTTGGCTACGCTgctggtgtctgtctgtccaccctGATCCTGGCCGTCACGCATCACCTCTACTTCTTCCACGTCCAGAGGACCGGCATGAAGATGCGAGTAGCCAtgtgtcacatgatctacaaGAAG GCCCTGTGTCTCAGCAGTGCAGCGATGGGGAAAACAACCACAGGCCAAATAGTGAACCTGCTCTCCAATGATGTCAACAAGTTTGATGAG GTGACTATTTTCCTGCACTTCCTGTGGGTGGGGCCTCTCCAGGCAGCGGCCGTCCTGGGGCTGCTGTGGGTGGAGATTGGCCCATCATGCCTCGCAGGCATGGCCGTCCTCGTCATCCTCATGCCAACGCAGACCATGTTCGGAAGGCTCTTCTCCAAGTTCAG GAGTAAAACCGCTGCCTTGACTGACAATAGGATACGCACCATGAATGAAGTGGTGTCTGGAATCAGGATCATCAAAATGTATGCCTGGGAGAAGCCCTTCTCAGCACTGGTCAATGATGTCAGAAG GAAAGAGATCTCCAAGATCATGTCAAGCTCCTACCTGCGAGGCCTCAACATGGCCTCCTTCTTTGCGGCCAGTAAGATCATTGTCTTCATCACCTTCACCGTCTACGTCCTCCTGGGGAACACCATCTCAGCCAGCCGGGTGTTTGTGGCCGTGTCTTTGTACAGTGCCGTCCGCCTCACCGTCACCCTCTTCTTCCCCTCGGCCATAGAGAAACTGTCTGAGACACGCATCAGCGTCCGCAGGATCAAG ACTTTTCTCCTGTTGGATGAGATTGTGAAAAGCAAACATGGATTCCTCCAGGAGGAGAAGCAAGAGCCCAATGTGGAGATCCAGGACCTGATTTGCTACTGGGACACGGTGAATGTTCAACCACTGCCACCCAGACTCCTAAATACA AGTCAGGACGCCCCATCTCTCCAGAACCTGTCACTCACAGTAAAGTCAGAGCAGCTTGTCGCTGTCATTGGACCTGTGGGGGCTggaaag TCCTCTCTGCTCAGTGCCATCCTGGGGGAGTTGCCTCACGACAAAGGGGTGTTGAAGGTCAAAGGTCAGCTGACATACGCCTCCCAGCAGCCCTGGGTGTTCCCCGGAACCATCCGCAGCAACATCCTGTTTGGCAAAGCGCTCCATCCTCAAAAATATGAGAAGGTCCTGAGAGCCTGCGCCCTCAAGAGG GACATGGAGCTGCTGCCAGACGGGGACCTGACAGTGATAGGGGACAGAGGAGCCACCCTCAGTGGGGGACAGAAAGCTAGAGTGAACCTGGCCCG GGCTGTGTACCAGGATGCTGATATCTACCTGCTGGACGACCCTCTAAGTGCTGTTGATGCTGAGGTCGGGAGACACCTGTTTGAACA GTGTATCTGTGGTATTCTGAAGAATAAGCCCCGCATCCTGGTCACCCACCAGTTGCAGTACCTCCAAGCAGCCAACCAGATCCTCGTCCTCAAGGAG GGTCACATGGTGGCAAGGGGGACGTACAGCGAACTCCAGCGCTCTGGGGTCGACTTCACCTCCCTcctgaagagggaagaggaggggccACAAGCCCCAGGGGTGGAGACTGAAAGCCGCTCGCCATGCAGCCGCACCCTCTCGCAGAATTCAGAGGTCTCCCACACCTCCTCCAAAGATGGAACTGAACAGCTTCCG GCAGAGCCTGTCCAGACCGTAGTCGAGGAGAGCCGCTCGGAGGGGACCATCGGCGTCGGCCTCTATGTCAAGTACCTGAAGGCAGGCGCCAACATCCTGGTGTTGATAGGAGTTGTATTACTCCAGTTCCTAGCTCAG GCAGCATATATTCTGCAGGACTGGTGGTTGGCATATTG GGCAGGAGAGCAGGAGAAGCTCAACGTTAACGGCACTGTGACCATCCAAAATGGTGTCAACGTCACTGAACAGCTGAACCTGGATTTCTACCTCGGCATTTACGCAG GTTTGACTGGAGCAACTCTCATCTTTGGCTTTGCCAGGAGTCTGGTGATGTTCAATGTGCTGGTGAAAGCTGCTCAGTCTCTTCATAACCGCATGTTCAACTCTATCCTCCGGACACCTGTACGCTTCTTTGACGTCAACCCAATTG GAAGAGTCCTCAACCGCTTCTCTAAGGACATTGGCCAACTGGATGCGGCCTTACCTTGGACCTTTGTGGACTTCATTCAG ATATTCCTGCAGATCATCGGTGTGGTTGCTGTAGCGGCCTCCGTCATCCCCTGGATCCTCATCCCATTGGCTCCTCTTATCATCGTCTTCCTGTTCCTGAGACGCTACTTCCTGCAGACGTCACGAGATGTCAAGCGCCTGGAATCCACCA CTCGGAGTCCAGTCTTTTCCCACCTGTCCTCGTCCCTCCAAGGTCTGTGGACGATTCGAGCCTTCAGAGCTGAGGAGCGATTCCAAAATACCTTTGACGTTTATCAGGATCTGCACTCAG GAATATAA
- the LOC124008281 gene encoding ATP-binding cassette sub-family C member 4-like isoform X1: MEPVKKDAKTNPSATANLFSQVFFCWLNPLFRIGYKRRLEEDDMYKVLPEDGSERLGEELQRHWDHEVQKAAKELRPPKLTKVLIKCYWKPYAVLGIFTLIEEVIKVIQPVFLGKLIQYFEKYNPDNMDALYEAFGYAAGVCLSTLILAVTHHLYFFHVQRTGMKMRVAMCHMIYKKALCLSSAAMGKTTTGQIVNLLSNDVNKFDEVTIFLHFLWVGPLQAAAVLGLLWVEIGPSCLAGMAVLVILMPTQTMFGRLFSKFRSKTAALTDNRIRTMNEVVSGIRIIKMYAWEKPFSALVNDVRRKEISKIMSSSYLRGLNMASFFAASKIIVFITFTVYVLLGNTISASRVFVAVSLYSAVRLTVTLFFPSAIEKLSETRISVRRIKTFLLLDEIVKSKHGFLQEEKQEPNVEIQDLICYWDTVNVQPLPPRLLNTSQDAPSLQNLSLTVKSEQLVAVIGPVGAGKSSLLSAILGELPHDKGVLKVKGQLTYASQQPWVFPGTIRSNILFGKALHPQKYEKVLRACALKRDMELLPDGDLTVIGDRGATLSGGQKARVNLARAVYQDADIYLLDDPLSAVDAEVGRHLFEQCICGILKNKPRILVTHQLQYLQAANQILVLKEGHMVARGTYSELQRSGVDFTSLLKREEEGPQAPGVETESRSPCSRTLSQNSEVSHTSSKDGTEQLPAEPVQTVVEESRSEGTIGVGLYVKYLKAGANILVLIGVVLLQFLAQAAYILQDWWLAYWAGEQEKLNVNGTVTIQNGVNVTEQLNLDFYLGIYAGLTGATLIFGFARSLVMFNVLVKAAQSLHNRMFNSILRTPVRFFDVNPIGRVLNRFSKDIGQLDAALPWTFVDFIQIFLQIIGVVAVAASVIPWILIPLAPLIIVFLFLRRYFLQTSRDVKRLESTTRSPVFSHLSSSLQGLWTIRAFRAEERFQNTFDVYQDLHSESWFLFLVTSRWFAVRLDGMCAVFVTITAFGCLLLRDQVEAGSVGLALSYAVTLMGMFQWGVRQSAEVENMMTSVERVVEYTELESEAPWETQKRPPPEWPSQGLITFDRVSFSYSSDGPVVLKDMKAMFRPKEKVGIVGRTGAGKSSLVSALFRLAEPEGRIYIDGVLTSEIGLHDLRQKMSIIPQDPVLFTGTMRKNLDPFSQHTDEDLWNALQEVQLKSAVEELPNKMETVLAESGSNFSVGQRQLVCLARAVLRKNRILIIDEATANVDPRTDELIQKTIRDKFRECTVLTIAHRLNTIIDSDRILVLDAGHIHEYDEPYTLLQNHDGIFFNMVQQTGRQEAVALLQSAKQAYNSRSRPSTSNGGVGADGNLVIFETAL, translated from the exons ATGGAACCGGTAAAAAAAGATGCGAAGACGAATCCATCGGCAACAGCTAATCTTTTCTCACAGGTATTCTTCTG CTGGCTAAATCCTTTGTTCCGCATTGGATACAAACGGAGGTTAGAGGAAGATGACATGTACAAAGTGCTTCCGGAGGATGGatctgagagactgggagaggaacTACAGAG GCACTGGGACCATGAGGTGCAGAAAGCTGCTAAAGAACTCAGGCCTCCCAAACTCACCAAAGTCCTCATCAAGTGCTACTGGAAACCCTACGCAGTGCTGGGGATCTTTACTCTTATTGAG GAGGTGATTAAGGTGATCCAGCCAGTGTTCTTGGGAAAGTTGATCCAATACTTTGAGAAGTACAATCCTGATAATATGGATGCACTGTATGAGGCCTTTGGCTACGCTgctggtgtctgtctgtccaccctGATCCTGGCCGTCACGCATCACCTCTACTTCTTCCACGTCCAGAGGACCGGCATGAAGATGCGAGTAGCCAtgtgtcacatgatctacaaGAAG GCCCTGTGTCTCAGCAGTGCAGCGATGGGGAAAACAACCACAGGCCAAATAGTGAACCTGCTCTCCAATGATGTCAACAAGTTTGATGAG GTGACTATTTTCCTGCACTTCCTGTGGGTGGGGCCTCTCCAGGCAGCGGCCGTCCTGGGGCTGCTGTGGGTGGAGATTGGCCCATCATGCCTCGCAGGCATGGCCGTCCTCGTCATCCTCATGCCAACGCAGACCATGTTCGGAAGGCTCTTCTCCAAGTTCAG GAGTAAAACCGCTGCCTTGACTGACAATAGGATACGCACCATGAATGAAGTGGTGTCTGGAATCAGGATCATCAAAATGTATGCCTGGGAGAAGCCCTTCTCAGCACTGGTCAATGATGTCAGAAG GAAAGAGATCTCCAAGATCATGTCAAGCTCCTACCTGCGAGGCCTCAACATGGCCTCCTTCTTTGCGGCCAGTAAGATCATTGTCTTCATCACCTTCACCGTCTACGTCCTCCTGGGGAACACCATCTCAGCCAGCCGGGTGTTTGTGGCCGTGTCTTTGTACAGTGCCGTCCGCCTCACCGTCACCCTCTTCTTCCCCTCGGCCATAGAGAAACTGTCTGAGACACGCATCAGCGTCCGCAGGATCAAG ACTTTTCTCCTGTTGGATGAGATTGTGAAAAGCAAACATGGATTCCTCCAGGAGGAGAAGCAAGAGCCCAATGTGGAGATCCAGGACCTGATTTGCTACTGGGACACGGTGAATGTTCAACCACTGCCACCCAGACTCCTAAATACA AGTCAGGACGCCCCATCTCTCCAGAACCTGTCACTCACAGTAAAGTCAGAGCAGCTTGTCGCTGTCATTGGACCTGTGGGGGCTggaaag TCCTCTCTGCTCAGTGCCATCCTGGGGGAGTTGCCTCACGACAAAGGGGTGTTGAAGGTCAAAGGTCAGCTGACATACGCCTCCCAGCAGCCCTGGGTGTTCCCCGGAACCATCCGCAGCAACATCCTGTTTGGCAAAGCGCTCCATCCTCAAAAATATGAGAAGGTCCTGAGAGCCTGCGCCCTCAAGAGG GACATGGAGCTGCTGCCAGACGGGGACCTGACAGTGATAGGGGACAGAGGAGCCACCCTCAGTGGGGGACAGAAAGCTAGAGTGAACCTGGCCCG GGCTGTGTACCAGGATGCTGATATCTACCTGCTGGACGACCCTCTAAGTGCTGTTGATGCTGAGGTCGGGAGACACCTGTTTGAACA GTGTATCTGTGGTATTCTGAAGAATAAGCCCCGCATCCTGGTCACCCACCAGTTGCAGTACCTCCAAGCAGCCAACCAGATCCTCGTCCTCAAGGAG GGTCACATGGTGGCAAGGGGGACGTACAGCGAACTCCAGCGCTCTGGGGTCGACTTCACCTCCCTcctgaagagggaagaggaggggccACAAGCCCCAGGGGTGGAGACTGAAAGCCGCTCGCCATGCAGCCGCACCCTCTCGCAGAATTCAGAGGTCTCCCACACCTCCTCCAAAGATGGAACTGAACAGCTTCCG GCAGAGCCTGTCCAGACCGTAGTCGAGGAGAGCCGCTCGGAGGGGACCATCGGCGTCGGCCTCTATGTCAAGTACCTGAAGGCAGGCGCCAACATCCTGGTGTTGATAGGAGTTGTATTACTCCAGTTCCTAGCTCAG GCAGCATATATTCTGCAGGACTGGTGGTTGGCATATTG GGCAGGAGAGCAGGAGAAGCTCAACGTTAACGGCACTGTGACCATCCAAAATGGTGTCAACGTCACTGAACAGCTGAACCTGGATTTCTACCTCGGCATTTACGCAG GTTTGACTGGAGCAACTCTCATCTTTGGCTTTGCCAGGAGTCTGGTGATGTTCAATGTGCTGGTGAAAGCTGCTCAGTCTCTTCATAACCGCATGTTCAACTCTATCCTCCGGACACCTGTACGCTTCTTTGACGTCAACCCAATTG GAAGAGTCCTCAACCGCTTCTCTAAGGACATTGGCCAACTGGATGCGGCCTTACCTTGGACCTTTGTGGACTTCATTCAG ATATTCCTGCAGATCATCGGTGTGGTTGCTGTAGCGGCCTCCGTCATCCCCTGGATCCTCATCCCATTGGCTCCTCTTATCATCGTCTTCCTGTTCCTGAGACGCTACTTCCTGCAGACGTCACGAGATGTCAAGCGCCTGGAATCCACCA CTCGGAGTCCAGTCTTTTCCCACCTGTCCTCGTCCCTCCAAGGTCTGTGGACGATTCGAGCCTTCAGAGCTGAGGAGCGATTCCAAAATACCTTTGACGTTTATCAGGATCTGCACTCAG AATCCTGGTTCCTGTTCCTGGTCACCTCTCGCTGGTTCGCCGTCCGCCTGGATGGCATGTGCGCCGTTTTCGTCACCATCACCGCCTTCGGCTGCCTTCTGCTCCGAGACC AGGTGGAGGCTGGATCTGTAGGCCTGGCGTTGTCCTACGCTGTGACTCTCATGGGGATGTTCCAGTGGGGGGTACGGCAGAGTGCTGAGGTGGAGAACATG ATGACGTCAGTGGAGAGGGTGGTGGAGTACACAGAGCTGGAGAGTGAAGCACCCTGGGAAACCCAGAAGCGTCCTCCTCCTGAGTGGCCGAGCCAAGGCCTCATCACCTTTGACCGAGTCAGCTTCTCCTACAGCTCAGACGGACCTGTGGTCCTGAAGGACATGAAGGCCATGTTCAGGCCCAAAGAGAAGGTTGGCATCGTGGGCAGGACCGGTGCGGGGAAAAGCTCCCTGGTATCGGCGCTCTTCCGCCTGGCAGAGCCAGAGGGCAGGATCTACATTGACGGAGTTCTGACCTCCGAGATCGGCCTCCATGACCTGCGCCAGAAGATGTCCATCATACCTCAG GACCCAGTGCTTTTCACCGGCACCATGAGGAAGAACCTGGACCCTTTCAGCCAGCACACAGACGAGGACCTGTGGAACGCTCTCCAAGAG GTCCAGCTGAAGTCTGCGGTGGAGGAGCTGCCCAATAAGATGGAGACGGTTCTGGCCGAGTCGGGCTCCAACTTCAGTGTGGGTCAGAGGCAGCTGGTCTGTCTGGCCCGAGCCGTTCTGAGGAAGAACCGCATCCTCATCATAGACGAGGCCACAGCCAACGTGGACCCCAG AACAGACGAGTTGATCCAGAAGACGATACGAGACAAATTCAGGGAGTGCACCGTTCTCACCATCGCCCACCGCCTCAACACCATCATAGACAGCGACCGCATTCTG GTTCTAGACGCGGGTCATATCCACGAATACGACGAGCCCTACACCCTACTTCAGAACCACGACGGTATCTTCTTTAATATGGtccagcagacaggcaggcaggaggcTGTTGCCCTCCTGCAGTCAGCTAAACAG GCATACAACAGCCGGAGTCGTCCCAGTACGAGCAATGGAGGGGTCGGAGCGGACGGCAACTTGGTCATCTTTGAGACGGCCCTGTAA
- the LOC124008281 gene encoding ATP-binding cassette sub-family C member 4-like isoform X2, with amino-acid sequence MEPVKKDAKTNPSATANLFSQVFFCWLNPLFRIGYKRRLEEDDMYKVLPEDGSERLGEELQRHWDHEVQKAAKELRPPKLTKVLIKCYWKPYAVLGIFTLIEEVIKVIQPVFLGKLIQYFEKYNPDNMDALYEAFGYAAGVCLSTLILAVTHHLYFFHVQRTGMKMRVAMCHMIYKKALCLSSAAMGKTTTGQIVNLLSNDVNKFDEVTIFLHFLWVGPLQAAAVLGLLWVEIGPSCLAGMAVLVILMPTQTMFGRLFSKFRSKTAALTDNRIRTMNEVVSGIRIIKMYAWEKPFSALVNDVRRKEISKIMSSSYLRGLNMASFFAASKIIVFITFTVYVLLGNTISASRVFVAVSLYSAVRLTVTLFFPSAIEKLSETRISVRRIKTFLLLDEIVKSKHGFLQEEKQEPNVEIQDLICYWDTSQDAPSLQNLSLTVKSEQLVAVIGPVGAGKSSLLSAILGELPHDKGVLKVKGQLTYASQQPWVFPGTIRSNILFGKALHPQKYEKVLRACALKRDMELLPDGDLTVIGDRGATLSGGQKARVNLARAVYQDADIYLLDDPLSAVDAEVGRHLFEQCICGILKNKPRILVTHQLQYLQAANQILVLKEGHMVARGTYSELQRSGVDFTSLLKREEEGPQAPGVETESRSPCSRTLSQNSEVSHTSSKDGTEQLPAEPVQTVVEESRSEGTIGVGLYVKYLKAGANILVLIGVVLLQFLAQAAYILQDWWLAYWAGEQEKLNVNGTVTIQNGVNVTEQLNLDFYLGIYAGLTGATLIFGFARSLVMFNVLVKAAQSLHNRMFNSILRTPVRFFDVNPIGRVLNRFSKDIGQLDAALPWTFVDFIQIFLQIIGVVAVAASVIPWILIPLAPLIIVFLFLRRYFLQTSRDVKRLESTTRSPVFSHLSSSLQGLWTIRAFRAEERFQNTFDVYQDLHSESWFLFLVTSRWFAVRLDGMCAVFVTITAFGCLLLRDQVEAGSVGLALSYAVTLMGMFQWGVRQSAEVENMMTSVERVVEYTELESEAPWETQKRPPPEWPSQGLITFDRVSFSYSSDGPVVLKDMKAMFRPKEKVGIVGRTGAGKSSLVSALFRLAEPEGRIYIDGVLTSEIGLHDLRQKMSIIPQDPVLFTGTMRKNLDPFSQHTDEDLWNALQEVQLKSAVEELPNKMETVLAESGSNFSVGQRQLVCLARAVLRKNRILIIDEATANVDPRTDELIQKTIRDKFRECTVLTIAHRLNTIIDSDRILVLDAGHIHEYDEPYTLLQNHDGIFFNMVQQTGRQEAVALLQSAKQAYNSRSRPSTSNGGVGADGNLVIFETAL; translated from the exons ATGGAACCGGTAAAAAAAGATGCGAAGACGAATCCATCGGCAACAGCTAATCTTTTCTCACAGGTATTCTTCTG CTGGCTAAATCCTTTGTTCCGCATTGGATACAAACGGAGGTTAGAGGAAGATGACATGTACAAAGTGCTTCCGGAGGATGGatctgagagactgggagaggaacTACAGAG GCACTGGGACCATGAGGTGCAGAAAGCTGCTAAAGAACTCAGGCCTCCCAAACTCACCAAAGTCCTCATCAAGTGCTACTGGAAACCCTACGCAGTGCTGGGGATCTTTACTCTTATTGAG GAGGTGATTAAGGTGATCCAGCCAGTGTTCTTGGGAAAGTTGATCCAATACTTTGAGAAGTACAATCCTGATAATATGGATGCACTGTATGAGGCCTTTGGCTACGCTgctggtgtctgtctgtccaccctGATCCTGGCCGTCACGCATCACCTCTACTTCTTCCACGTCCAGAGGACCGGCATGAAGATGCGAGTAGCCAtgtgtcacatgatctacaaGAAG GCCCTGTGTCTCAGCAGTGCAGCGATGGGGAAAACAACCACAGGCCAAATAGTGAACCTGCTCTCCAATGATGTCAACAAGTTTGATGAG GTGACTATTTTCCTGCACTTCCTGTGGGTGGGGCCTCTCCAGGCAGCGGCCGTCCTGGGGCTGCTGTGGGTGGAGATTGGCCCATCATGCCTCGCAGGCATGGCCGTCCTCGTCATCCTCATGCCAACGCAGACCATGTTCGGAAGGCTCTTCTCCAAGTTCAG GAGTAAAACCGCTGCCTTGACTGACAATAGGATACGCACCATGAATGAAGTGGTGTCTGGAATCAGGATCATCAAAATGTATGCCTGGGAGAAGCCCTTCTCAGCACTGGTCAATGATGTCAGAAG GAAAGAGATCTCCAAGATCATGTCAAGCTCCTACCTGCGAGGCCTCAACATGGCCTCCTTCTTTGCGGCCAGTAAGATCATTGTCTTCATCACCTTCACCGTCTACGTCCTCCTGGGGAACACCATCTCAGCCAGCCGGGTGTTTGTGGCCGTGTCTTTGTACAGTGCCGTCCGCCTCACCGTCACCCTCTTCTTCCCCTCGGCCATAGAGAAACTGTCTGAGACACGCATCAGCGTCCGCAGGATCAAG ACTTTTCTCCTGTTGGATGAGATTGTGAAAAGCAAACATGGATTCCTCCAGGAGGAGAAGCAAGAGCCCAATGTGGAGATCCAGGACCTGATTTGCTACTGGGACACG AGTCAGGACGCCCCATCTCTCCAGAACCTGTCACTCACAGTAAAGTCAGAGCAGCTTGTCGCTGTCATTGGACCTGTGGGGGCTggaaag TCCTCTCTGCTCAGTGCCATCCTGGGGGAGTTGCCTCACGACAAAGGGGTGTTGAAGGTCAAAGGTCAGCTGACATACGCCTCCCAGCAGCCCTGGGTGTTCCCCGGAACCATCCGCAGCAACATCCTGTTTGGCAAAGCGCTCCATCCTCAAAAATATGAGAAGGTCCTGAGAGCCTGCGCCCTCAAGAGG GACATGGAGCTGCTGCCAGACGGGGACCTGACAGTGATAGGGGACAGAGGAGCCACCCTCAGTGGGGGACAGAAAGCTAGAGTGAACCTGGCCCG GGCTGTGTACCAGGATGCTGATATCTACCTGCTGGACGACCCTCTAAGTGCTGTTGATGCTGAGGTCGGGAGACACCTGTTTGAACA GTGTATCTGTGGTATTCTGAAGAATAAGCCCCGCATCCTGGTCACCCACCAGTTGCAGTACCTCCAAGCAGCCAACCAGATCCTCGTCCTCAAGGAG GGTCACATGGTGGCAAGGGGGACGTACAGCGAACTCCAGCGCTCTGGGGTCGACTTCACCTCCCTcctgaagagggaagaggaggggccACAAGCCCCAGGGGTGGAGACTGAAAGCCGCTCGCCATGCAGCCGCACCCTCTCGCAGAATTCAGAGGTCTCCCACACCTCCTCCAAAGATGGAACTGAACAGCTTCCG GCAGAGCCTGTCCAGACCGTAGTCGAGGAGAGCCGCTCGGAGGGGACCATCGGCGTCGGCCTCTATGTCAAGTACCTGAAGGCAGGCGCCAACATCCTGGTGTTGATAGGAGTTGTATTACTCCAGTTCCTAGCTCAG GCAGCATATATTCTGCAGGACTGGTGGTTGGCATATTG GGCAGGAGAGCAGGAGAAGCTCAACGTTAACGGCACTGTGACCATCCAAAATGGTGTCAACGTCACTGAACAGCTGAACCTGGATTTCTACCTCGGCATTTACGCAG GTTTGACTGGAGCAACTCTCATCTTTGGCTTTGCCAGGAGTCTGGTGATGTTCAATGTGCTGGTGAAAGCTGCTCAGTCTCTTCATAACCGCATGTTCAACTCTATCCTCCGGACACCTGTACGCTTCTTTGACGTCAACCCAATTG GAAGAGTCCTCAACCGCTTCTCTAAGGACATTGGCCAACTGGATGCGGCCTTACCTTGGACCTTTGTGGACTTCATTCAG ATATTCCTGCAGATCATCGGTGTGGTTGCTGTAGCGGCCTCCGTCATCCCCTGGATCCTCATCCCATTGGCTCCTCTTATCATCGTCTTCCTGTTCCTGAGACGCTACTTCCTGCAGACGTCACGAGATGTCAAGCGCCTGGAATCCACCA CTCGGAGTCCAGTCTTTTCCCACCTGTCCTCGTCCCTCCAAGGTCTGTGGACGATTCGAGCCTTCAGAGCTGAGGAGCGATTCCAAAATACCTTTGACGTTTATCAGGATCTGCACTCAG AATCCTGGTTCCTGTTCCTGGTCACCTCTCGCTGGTTCGCCGTCCGCCTGGATGGCATGTGCGCCGTTTTCGTCACCATCACCGCCTTCGGCTGCCTTCTGCTCCGAGACC AGGTGGAGGCTGGATCTGTAGGCCTGGCGTTGTCCTACGCTGTGACTCTCATGGGGATGTTCCAGTGGGGGGTACGGCAGAGTGCTGAGGTGGAGAACATG ATGACGTCAGTGGAGAGGGTGGTGGAGTACACAGAGCTGGAGAGTGAAGCACCCTGGGAAACCCAGAAGCGTCCTCCTCCTGAGTGGCCGAGCCAAGGCCTCATCACCTTTGACCGAGTCAGCTTCTCCTACAGCTCAGACGGACCTGTGGTCCTGAAGGACATGAAGGCCATGTTCAGGCCCAAAGAGAAGGTTGGCATCGTGGGCAGGACCGGTGCGGGGAAAAGCTCCCTGGTATCGGCGCTCTTCCGCCTGGCAGAGCCAGAGGGCAGGATCTACATTGACGGAGTTCTGACCTCCGAGATCGGCCTCCATGACCTGCGCCAGAAGATGTCCATCATACCTCAG GACCCAGTGCTTTTCACCGGCACCATGAGGAAGAACCTGGACCCTTTCAGCCAGCACACAGACGAGGACCTGTGGAACGCTCTCCAAGAG GTCCAGCTGAAGTCTGCGGTGGAGGAGCTGCCCAATAAGATGGAGACGGTTCTGGCCGAGTCGGGCTCCAACTTCAGTGTGGGTCAGAGGCAGCTGGTCTGTCTGGCCCGAGCCGTTCTGAGGAAGAACCGCATCCTCATCATAGACGAGGCCACAGCCAACGTGGACCCCAG AACAGACGAGTTGATCCAGAAGACGATACGAGACAAATTCAGGGAGTGCACCGTTCTCACCATCGCCCACCGCCTCAACACCATCATAGACAGCGACCGCATTCTG GTTCTAGACGCGGGTCATATCCACGAATACGACGAGCCCTACACCCTACTTCAGAACCACGACGGTATCTTCTTTAATATGGtccagcagacaggcaggcaggaggcTGTTGCCCTCCTGCAGTCAGCTAAACAG GCATACAACAGCCGGAGTCGTCCCAGTACGAGCAATGGAGGGGTCGGAGCGGACGGCAACTTGGTCATCTTTGAGACGGCCCTGTAA